The following are encoded in a window of Phaseolus vulgaris cultivar G19833 chromosome 3, P. vulgaris v2.0, whole genome shotgun sequence genomic DNA:
- the LOC137806167 gene encoding E3 ubiquitin protein ligase RIE1-like produces MSSQTAAAEAPLLRNRQDAARAPALALLLGRAGRRGPSMLVRETAARELEERRADWGYSKPVVALDMSWNMAFVVVSVVMLACTTGERPNSPIRVWIVGYGLQCLVHVVLVWVEYRRRSRRDSRRGQGARDLESQAGSDNDDGGNDSDSDDGDGSSGNSSRSRFTKRCESLNTGVSFLWWIVGFYWVVSGGDILLQDAPRLYWLAVVFLAFDVFFAIFCVVLACLIGIALCCCLPCIIAILYAVAGQEGASEADLSILQKYRFRIPSNEDKSSGGGGSMVPIETSSAYLATERILLPEDAECCICLCSYEDGAELHALPCNHHFHSSCIVKWLKMNATCPLCKYNILKGNEQV; encoded by the exons ATGTCATCACAAACCGCCGCGGCGGAGGCGCCGCTGCTCCGCAACCGCCAAGACGCGGCCCGAGCGCCTGCGCTGGCGCTCCTCCTCGGCCGCGCCGGCCGCCGAGGGCCATCCATGCTGGTGCGGGAGACGGCGGCGCGCGAGCTCGAGGAGCGCCGCGCGGACTGGGGCTACTCCAAGCCGGTGGTGGCGCTCGACATGTCGTGGAACATGGCGTTCGTCGTCGTCTCGGTGGTGATGCTCGCATGCACCACCGGCGAGCGGCCGAACTCGCCGATCCGCGTGTGGATCGTGGGGTACGGGCTGCAGTGCCTTGTGCATGTGGTGCTCGTCTGGGTAGAGTACCGGCGCCGTAGCCGGAGAGACTCGCGCCGCGGCCAGGGGGCGCGGGACTTGGAGAGCCAAGCCGGAAGTGACAACGATGATGGCGGCAACGACAGCGACAGCGATGACGGTGATGGGAGCTCTGGCAATTCGTCTCGCTCCCG GTTCACAAAACGATGTGAATCATTAAATACTGGAGTTTCATTCCTTTGGTGGATAGTGGGCTTTTACTGGGTTGTCTCTGGTGGTGATATACTTCTGCAAGATGCCCCACGATTGTACTG GTTGGCTGTTGTCTTTCTGGCATTTGATGTCTTTTTCGCCATCTTTTGTGTTGTCTTGGCGTGCTTGATTGGTATTGctctttgttgttgtttaccCTGCATCATTGCTATCCTCTATGCGGTTGCAGGACAG GAAGGTGCGTCAGAAGCAGATCTTAGCATACTTCAAAAATACAGATTTCGAATACCAAGCAATGAGGATAAGTCCAGTGGTGGAGGTGGATCAATGGTTCCCATAGAAACCAGCAGTGCTTACTTGGCAACTGAACGAATACTTTTACCAGAGGATGCG GAATGCTGTATTTGCCTCTGTTCATACGAGGACGGAGCAGAGCTCCATGCTCTTCCTTGCAACCATCACTTTCATTCTTCATGCATAGTGAAATGGCTGAAGATGAATGCCACTTGTCCTCTCTGCAAGTACAATATTCTCAAGGGAAATGAACAAGTGTGA
- the LOC137806168 gene encoding probable UDP-3-O-acyl-N-acetylglucosamine deacetylase 1, mitochondrial, translating into MSVSNVLRSSKLVSWNPTGRLQQTLAGCVERNGAGLHSGKVSTVRLWPELASRGRYFDFRSRSIPAAVEFAQVSPLCTTLSKDGIRIRTVEHLLSALEASGVDNCRIEIEGFDDEENDAEIPIFDGSAREWMGAVEEVGLMVATDLDGKSVEKMAPHVNEPVFAWRNDSFVAAFPSETVQITYGINFPQAPDIGCQWFSTSPLDNLVYSMQIALSRTFCIHEEIEPMRNAGLIKGGSLENALVCSAKNGWLNPPLHFSDEPCRHKILDLIGDLSLVARSGNQGLPVAHIVAYKGGHALHTNLARRLIGMS; encoded by the exons ATGTCAGTCTCCAACGTACTCAGGTCATCGAAACTGGTGTCATGGAATCCC ACGGGGAGGCTTCAGCAAACCCTAGCTGGATGCGTGGAGAGGAACGGCGCGGGTCTGCATTCCGGGAAGGTTTCGACGGTGAGGCTGTGGCCCGAGCTCGCTTCCCGAGGCAGGTACTTCGATTTTCGTTCCCGTTCGATTCCCGCCGCCGTCGAGTTCGCTCAGGTCTCGCCGCTCTGCACAACTCTGAGCAAGGACGGGATCCGAATTCGAACCGTGGAGCATTTGCTTTCGGCTTTGGAGGCTTCGGGTGTTGATAACTGCAGGATTGAGATTGAAGGTTTTGATGATGAAGAGAACGACGCTGAG ATTCCTATATTTGATGGGTCAGCAAGGGAATGGATGGGAGCAGTGGAAGAAGTTGGTTTAATGGTGGCCACTGATCTTGATGGCAAAAGTGTTGAGAAAATGGCACCACATGTGAATGAACCAGTGTTTGCTTGGAGAAATGATTCTTTTGTTGCTGCATTTCCTTCTGAAACGGTTCAAATAACTTATGGCATCAACTTTCCACAG GCACCTGATATTGGCTGCCAGTGGTTTTCTACTTCCCCCTTGGATAATTTGGTTTATTCCATGCAGATAGCTTTGTCGAGAACCTTCTGCATTCATGAAGAG ATTGAGCCTATGCGCAATGCTGGACTTATCAAAGGAGGTTCTCTAGAAAATGCCCTTGTATGCAG TGCCAAGAACGGTTGGTTGAATCCACCTCTGCATTTCAGTGATGAACCATGTCGTCACAAGATCTTAGACCTTATTGGTGATCTCTCCTTGGTTGCTCGGTCTGGGAATCAAGGACTCCCAGTGGCACACATCGTAGCGTACAAG GGTGGCCATGCATTGCATACTAATTTGGCTCGCCGCCTGATAGGAATGAGTTGA